From a single Poecilia reticulata strain Guanapo linkage group LG2, Guppy_female_1.0+MT, whole genome shotgun sequence genomic region:
- the ifih1 gene encoding interferon-induced helicase C domain-containing protein 1 — protein MASDNDEILERRIECLKPRLRQLIKVDQVLQHLHLESGRTEEIRQKLNTEGNESAVNLLINVIVEKPHSVGWFRAFVDALIHGGSAHAADYLELNLPDPEVEAENDYYIELIRLFTPSLEKMKTEEVLTHCQRFLTAADQEKIEAEKTNHGNIHGAQELLRRIVKCRPGWFSEFREILRATEHKDLYELIGGSPECKKPKNEAAAEEKPAESCQSEEPMEISGTEGSQNDAADLYLDGDLSKSMDNLPPDVNGCPAAEAAGATGGDPEEIXLRDYQMEVARPALKGENVIICLPTGSGKTRVAVYITQKHLDSRRAERKPGKVVVLVNKIPLVEQHFSTEFSILKPKYKVERVSGDSQLKISFANIVERNDIIICTAQILENYLERASSGEDEGVKLSDLTLIIIDECHHTQKGEVYNHIMMRYLKQKHKNKKLLKEQKNPVPLPQILGLTASPGVGGAKTLNKAEEHILRICANLDASKIMTGSIEKKEQRKSILPVESRKEDPFGCVVKTIMTAIHEHARLFPTCDLGSQNYEQWAVQKEREAAKDGDQTVRVCAEYLRRYNEGLILSNTIRMCDALSFLNKFHEEQIKKKTSPDEEQNMQITETERFLFNLFKDKKEELEKLAKDPTYENDSLSKLRTKILQEFSSRKEARGIIFTKTRHSAMTLSQWIQENPKFADIDVKPSYFIGGGDQSDTKPMTAAEQKDVLKRFKTGELNLLIATTVAEEGLDITACNFVIRYGHVTNEIAMIQSQGRGRAEDSTYTVVDVKNSGVAEKEYVNEYREQMMNKAIQKIKKLDQSVYNKQITEFQIQAIMEERVRQVNQKKKAVKDEDPSAVKFSCRHCTKYICSGEDIQIIENMHRVNVTQQFRRLFIQRENVSLQERRLDYETNGVIACSGCGQTWGSMMFYRGIELPCLHVKNFVVDIKKKKYSNCTRWNDLPVKFPDFDYIEHASLLAQGSDDEDTEWP, from the exons ATGGCTTCTGATAATGATGAGATACTTGAACGTCGCATTGAATGTTTAAAACCGAGACTCCGGCAGCTTATAAAGGTAGACCAGGTActacaacatttacatttagaaTCTGGACGAACGGAGGAGAtcagacagaaactgaacacgGAGGGTAATGAATCGGCTGTGAATTTGCTTATTAATGTGATTGTTGAGAAGCCACATTCAGTCGGCTGGTTCAGGGCCTTCGTTGATGCGTTGATTCATGGAGGCAGCGCTCACGCTGCTGACTATTTGGAGTTAAACCTCCCAGACCCCGAAGTGGAGGCGGAAAATGATTACTATATCGAGCTAATTCGGTTATTTACTCCCAGtctggagaaaatgaaaacagaagaagtgTTGACTCACTGTCAACGTTTCCTAACTGCTGCGGACCAAGAGAAG ATTGaggctgaaaaaacaaaccacgGAAACATACATGGAGCCCAGGAACTTCTGAGAAGGATTGTGAAATGCCGCCCTGGCTGGTTCTCTGAATTTCGGGAAATTCTGCGTGCCACTGAACACAAAGACCTTTATGAGCTCATTGGAGGATCACCTGAGTGTAAGAAACCGA aaaatgaagcagcagcagaggagaaacCGGCCGAAAGCTGTCAGAGTGAGGAGCCCATGGAAATCAGTGGCACCGAGGGATCTCAGAATGATGCCGCAG atctgTATTTAGACGGTGACCTTTCCAAATCCATGGACAATTTACCTCCAG ATGTAAATGGCTgtccagcagcagaagcagcaggagcCACCGGAGGAGACCCAGAAGAAATTTMTCTTCGTGATTATCAGATGGAAGTTGCCAGGCCTGCCTTGAAGGGGGAAAACGTTATTATTTGCCTCCCGACAGGAAGCGGTAAAACCAGAGTTGCAGTGTACATTACCCAAAAACATCTGGACAGCAGGAGAGCTGAGAGGAAACCAGGGAAGGTGGTTGTCCTGGTGAACAAG ATTCCTCTTGTGGAGCAGCATTTCTCCACAGAGTTCTCTATCCTGAAGCCCAAGTACAAAGTGGAGAGGGTCAGTGGAGACTCTCAGCTCAAAATCTCCTTCGCTAACATTGTAGAAAGAAACGACATCATCATCTGCACAGCCCAGATTCTCGAAAATTACTTGGAGAGGGCTTCCAGCGGAGAGGATGAAGGGGTGAAGCTAAGCG ATCTGACACTGATCATCATAGATGAGTGTCACCACACTCAGAAAGGAGAAGTCTACAACCACATCATGATGAGGTACctgaaacaaaagcacaaaaacaaaaagctcctGAAGGAGCAGAAGAATCCCGTACCGCTTCCTCAGATCCTGGGCCTGACGGCCTCACCGGGGGTCGGAGGTGCCAAAACCCTGAATAAAGCTGAAGAGCACATTCTGCGA ATTTGTGCAAACTTGGATGCTTCCAAAATTATGACAGGAAGCATTGAGAAAAAGGAACAACGAAAATCCATCCTGCCTGTTGAATCGAGAAAAGAG GATCCCTTTGGTTGTGTGGTCAAGACAATCATGACTGCCATTCACGAGCATGCCCGGCTTTTCCCCACATGTGACCTGGGCTCTCAGAATTACGAACAATGGGCTGTTCAAAAAGAGCGAGAAG CTGCCAAAGATGGAGACCAGACAGTGCGGGTCTGCGCAGAGTACCTCCGACGGTACAATGAAGGTCTGATTTTAAGCAACACCATACGCATGTGTGATGCTCTCAGTTTCCTGAACAAGTTCCACGAGGAGCAGATCAAGAAGAAAACATCACCAGATGaagaacaaaacatgcaaataacGGAGACAGAGAGatttttgttcaatttgttTAAAG ACAAAAAGGAAGAGCTGGAGAAGCTGGCAAAGGATCCAACATACGAAAACGACAGCCTGTCAAAACTCAGAACTAAAATTTTACAAGAGTTCAGCAGCCGAAAAGAAGCCAGAGGGATCATTTTCACCAAAACACGTCACAGCGCTATGACTCTTAGCCAGTGGATTCAAGAAAACCCCAAGTTTGCTGACATCGACGTAAAACCTTCTTATTTCATTGGAGGGGGAGACCAGAGCGATACCAAACCAATGACAGCT GCAGAGCAGAAGGATGTGTTGAAAAGGTTCAAAACCGGTGAACTCAACCTCCTTATTGCTACCACAGTGGCAGAAGAAGGTTTGGACATAACGGCCTGCAATTTTGTTATCCGATATGGCCATGTGACCAATGAAATCGCTATGATTCAG TCTCAAGGCAGAGGAAGAGCTGAGGACAGTACATACACTGTGGTGGACGTAAAGAACTCAGGGGTGGCTGAAAAGGAGTATGTCAACGAGTACCGTGAGCAAATGATGAACAAAGccattcagaaaattaaaaagttagATCAATCAGTTTACAACAAACAA ATCACAGAGTTTCAGATTCAGGCTATAATGGAGGAAAGAGTGAGACAGGTAAATCAGAAGAAGAAGGCTGTTAAGGATGAGGACCCGTCTGCTGTAAAGTTTAGCTGCCGTCACTGCACCAAATACATCTGCAGCGGCGAAGACATCCAAATCATTGAAAACATGCACAGAGTCAATGTTACGCAACAGTTTAG GAGGCTTTTCATCCAGAGAGAAAACGTATCTCTTCAGGAGCGACGTTTGGACTACGAGACCAATGGTGTCATAGCTTGCAGTGGCTGTGGTCAG ACATGGGGTTCAATGATGTTTTACCGTGGGATTGAGCTGCCTTGTCTCCATGTGAAAAACTTTGTGGTggatataaaaaagaaaaagtacagcAACTGCACCAGGTGGAACGACCTTCCTGTCAAGTTTCCTGACTTCGACTACATCGAACACGCCAGCCTGTTGGCACAAGGCTCGGACGATGAAGACACAGAGTGGCCCTAA